Proteins from a single region of Chlamydia buteonis:
- the pheS gene encoding phenylalanine--tRNA ligase subunit alpha has protein sequence MAIQEELEATKQQFCAELNQVNSSKDLFDLKVRYLGKKGLFRCFADKLRECPADQKALMGASINNCKTYIENLIRDKNNAILLAEEAAEFLREKIDITLPGEPHCPGGRHIVKKVLDDVVDIFVHLGFCVREAPNIENEENNFSLLNFEEDHPARQMHDTFYLDAKTVLRTHTSNVQVRELRKGQPPIKVVAPGLCFRNEDISARSHVIFHQVEAFYLDRRVTLSDLTEMLTEFYHTFFERKIELRLRHSYFPFVEPGIEVDVSCECRQAGCSLCKHTGWLEVAGAGMIHPQVLRNSGVDPEIYTGYAVGMGIERLAMLKHGISDIRLFCENDLRFLQQFS, from the coding sequence ATGGCGATTCAAGAGGAGCTTGAAGCTACAAAGCAACAATTTTGTGCAGAACTAAATCAAGTTAACTCTTCAAAAGATCTTTTTGATCTAAAGGTTCGTTATTTAGGGAAGAAAGGTCTTTTCCGTTGTTTTGCAGATAAGTTAAGGGAGTGTCCTGCAGACCAAAAGGCTCTAATGGGTGCTTCCATAAATAACTGTAAAACCTATATCGAAAACCTAATCCGTGATAAAAATAATGCTATTCTTTTAGCAGAAGAAGCAGCGGAATTCTTAAGAGAAAAGATTGATATTACCTTGCCAGGAGAACCGCATTGTCCTGGAGGGAGGCACATCGTAAAAAAAGTTTTAGACGATGTTGTGGATATCTTTGTTCATTTAGGTTTTTGTGTTCGCGAAGCTCCAAACATTGAAAATGAAGAAAATAATTTTTCTTTGCTGAATTTTGAGGAGGATCATCCCGCGAGACAAATGCACGATACTTTTTACTTAGATGCTAAAACAGTATTACGCACACATACATCTAATGTTCAGGTTAGAGAACTACGAAAAGGGCAACCTCCTATAAAAGTAGTTGCTCCAGGTCTATGTTTCCGTAACGAGGATATTTCAGCGCGTTCCCATGTGATTTTCCATCAAGTAGAGGCATTTTATCTTGATCGTCGTGTAACACTTTCTGACTTGACAGAGATGCTTACTGAGTTTTACCATACGTTTTTTGAAAGGAAAATAGAGTTACGTTTACGTCACAGCTACTTTCCTTTTGTTGAACCGGGAATAGAGGTCGATGTTTCTTGTGAATGTCGACAAGCAGGATGTTCCTTATGTAAACATACTGGTTGGCTAGAAGTAGCTGGAGCTGGTATGATACACCCTCAAGTTTTGCGTAACAGCGGAGTTGATCCTGAAATCTATACAGGCTACGCTGTTGGCATGGGTATCGAGAGGTTAGCTATGTTAAAACATGGTATCTCCGATATTCGTCTTTTCTGTGAGAACGACTTAAGGTTTTTACAGCAGTTTTCTTAA
- the rplT gene encoding 50S ribosomal protein L20, whose product MVRATGSVASRRRRKRILKQAKGFWGDRKGHFRQSRSSVMRAMAFNYMHRKDRKGDFRSLWIARLNVASRINGLSYSRLINGLKCAGIDLNRKMLSEMAIHNPTGFAEVANQAKKALEANL is encoded by the coding sequence ATGGTGAGAGCAACAGGTTCAGTAGCTTCCAGGCGCCGTCGTAAGCGTATATTAAAACAAGCTAAAGGCTTTTGGGGAGATAGAAAAGGCCATTTTCGTCAAAGCCGATCCTCAGTCATGAGAGCTATGGCGTTCAATTACATGCATAGAAAAGATCGTAAAGGTGACTTCCGTAGTCTTTGGATTGCTCGTCTTAACGTCGCTTCTAGAATAAACGGTCTATCCTATAGTCGTTTAATTAATGGCTTAAAGTGCGCTGGAATCGATTTAAATAGAAAAATGCTATCAGAAATGGCTATTCATAACCCCACGGGTTTTGCAGAAGTGGCTAATCAAGCTAAAAAAGCTTTAGAGGCAAATCTTTAG
- the rpmI gene encoding 50S ribosomal protein L35, translating into MPKMKSNKSVAARFKLTGSGQLKRTRPGKRHKLSKKSSQEKRNLSKQPLVDKGQVGMYKRMMLV; encoded by the coding sequence ATGCCCAAGATGAAAAGCAATAAGTCCGTTGCGGCGCGTTTTAAGTTGACAGGTTCTGGCCAGTTAAAGAGAACTCGCCCAGGCAAGAGGCATAAATTATCAAAAAAATCTTCGCAGGAAAAACGCAACCTATCTAAGCAGCCTTTAGTAGATAAGGGACAGGTGGGTATGTATAAGCGAATGATGCTTGTTTAA
- the infC gene encoding translation initiation factor IF-3, which produces MALNLKINRQIRAPKVRLIGSAGEQLGILNTKDALDLARESDLDLVEVASNSEPPVCKIMDYGKYRYNLTKKEKDSKKAQHQVRVKEVKLKPNIDDNDFATKLKQARGFIEKGNKVKITCMFRGRELAYPEHGHKVVQKMSQGLEDVGFIESEPKLNGRSLICVVAPGTVKTKKKQDKINAQDEKQ; this is translated from the coding sequence GTGGCATTAAATTTAAAAATTAACAGACAGATACGAGCTCCTAAAGTCCGTCTTATAGGTTCTGCTGGCGAGCAGTTGGGCATATTGAATACCAAAGATGCTCTAGACTTAGCCAGGGAGTCCGATTTAGATCTTGTGGAAGTTGCTTCAAACAGCGAGCCACCTGTATGTAAAATTATGGATTATGGCAAATATCGCTATAATCTAACAAAGAAAGAGAAAGACTCTAAAAAAGCTCAACACCAAGTCCGTGTTAAAGAAGTCAAATTAAAGCCAAATATTGATGACAATGACTTCGCTACAAAGTTAAAACAAGCACGAGGCTTTATTGAGAAAGGGAATAAAGTAAAAATTACGTGTATGTTCCGAGGTCGTGAACTTGCTTACCCAGAACATGGGCACAAAGTTGTGCAAAAGATGAGTCAAGGTCTCGAAGACGTAGGATTCATAGAATCTGAGCCAAAATTAAATGGCCGTTCCTTAATTTGCGTAGTCGCTCCGGGAACGGTAAAAACTAAGAAAAAGCAGGACAAAATCAATGCCCAAGATGAAAAGCAATAA
- the nusB gene encoding transcription antitermination factor NusB, which yields MSTLTPESSLGSYVKLPRPLPKQKMREIVLQMLYALDMDPMSEESLVPLLMSETAVTQKHASSALHFSKEILAKSSELDLLIAQTVKNTSFEKLTLMEKNVLRLTLYEHFHGQPINTAILIAEATRLVKKFSYIEACSFVHAVLNDIFRLATPIAHHDTSLICC from the coding sequence ATGTCTACTCTGACCCCCGAAAGCTCCTTAGGGTCTTATGTCAAACTTCCTCGTCCTCTCCCCAAACAAAAAATGCGGGAGATTGTACTGCAAATGCTTTATGCCTTGGATATGGATCCTATGTCTGAAGAGAGCCTTGTCCCTCTCTTAATGTCAGAGACCGCCGTTACTCAAAAACACGCTTCTTCTGCCTTACATTTTTCAAAAGAAATCCTTGCAAAGTCTTCTGAATTGGATTTATTAATTGCTCAAACAGTTAAAAATACCTCTTTTGAGAAGCTGACTTTAATGGAGAAAAACGTTTTACGTTTAACATTATATGAACACTTTCATGGGCAGCCTATCAATACTGCTATTTTGATTGCGGAAGCCACAAGGCTGGTTAAGAAATTTAGTTATATTGAAGCTTGCTCTTTTGTTCATGCAGTTTTAAATGATATTTTTCGTTTAGCTACGCCAATAGCACACCATGATACTTCTCTAATATGTTGTTAG
- the murB gene encoding UDP-N-acetylmuramate dehydrogenase — translation MKASTAIRFPFSVRRSVWLNKYSTFRIGGPANYFKEVHSASEAQQVIQFLHSHNYPFIIVGKGSNCLFDDRGFDGFVLCNGIQGKEFVSETTIKVYSGTSFSFLGKTLSSSGYSGLEFAVGIPGSVGGAVFMNAGIGSQDTAAVIESVEVINSKGEILSYNAEELAFGYRTSRFQHCTEFILSATFRLSRNSSSVKIAKDLLRSRLLSQPYQQPSAGCIFRNPPGNSAGKLIDEAGFKGFSLGGAQISPKHANFIVNTGRATSQEVKQLIQMVRDKLKSQGINLEEEVRIIPYQLP, via the coding sequence GTGAAAGCATCTACTGCCATTCGTTTCCCCTTTTCAGTTCGCCGTAGTGTTTGGTTGAATAAGTATTCTACGTTTCGTATCGGGGGGCCTGCGAATTACTTTAAAGAAGTGCATTCAGCCAGCGAAGCACAGCAAGTGATTCAGTTCTTACACAGTCACAACTACCCATTTATTATCGTCGGGAAAGGTTCGAATTGCTTATTCGATGATCGAGGGTTTGATGGTTTTGTTTTGTGTAATGGTATACAAGGAAAAGAATTTGTCTCTGAAACTACTATCAAAGTCTATTCGGGAACTTCTTTTTCTTTTTTAGGGAAAACTCTTTCTTCTTCAGGATATTCAGGTTTAGAATTTGCAGTAGGCATTCCAGGATCAGTTGGTGGGGCTGTATTTATGAATGCTGGCATCGGCAGTCAAGATACGGCCGCTGTAATTGAAAGCGTTGAAGTCATTAATTCTAAAGGAGAAATCCTTTCATATAATGCTGAAGAACTAGCATTTGGTTACCGGACATCGCGTTTTCAACATTGCACTGAGTTTATTCTTTCCGCAACTTTCCGCCTATCTAGAAATTCTTCATCCGTAAAAATTGCAAAAGACCTGCTCCGAAGTAGATTACTTTCTCAACCCTACCAACAACCTTCTGCAGGATGCATTTTCCGTAATCCCCCAGGAAATTCTGCGGGGAAGCTCATCGATGAAGCTGGTTTCAAAGGCTTTTCTCTAGGAGGAGCTCAAATATCTCCAAAGCATGCTAATTTCATTGTGAATACAGGCAGAGCAACATCTCAAGAAGTTAAACAGCTTATTCAAATGGTTCGAGACAAGTTAAAATCACAGGGAATAAACTTAGAAGAAGAAGTACGCATTATTCCTTACCAACTACCCTAA
- a CDS encoding class I SAM-dependent methyltransferase, with protein MFKGIGLLQGNVVRLSHEIFQHVLTPGDTVVDATCGNGKDCLILARILQGKGKLVAYDVQREALMRASLLCSISLSNEEKSIIEFKKMSHEHISESGAKLFHYNLGYLPNGDKSITTLEKTTIMSIQKALALVAPQGVVTVVCYPGHAEGANEMCSVEGLARRLDPKLWEVGSFYIMNRYKAPRLFVFRSLRVVGKE; from the coding sequence ATGTTTAAAGGAATAGGATTGCTTCAAGGAAATGTTGTCCGGTTATCTCATGAAATCTTTCAACATGTTCTTACTCCTGGAGATACTGTTGTGGATGCGACTTGTGGGAACGGTAAAGACTGCTTGATTTTAGCCCGTATACTGCAAGGAAAAGGGAAACTGGTAGCCTATGATGTGCAACGAGAAGCTTTGATGAGGGCTTCTCTTTTGTGTTCTATATCTTTGTCCAATGAAGAAAAATCTATTATAGAATTTAAAAAGATGTCTCATGAACATATTAGTGAGTCAGGAGCTAAACTATTTCATTATAATTTAGGTTACCTTCCCAATGGCGATAAGAGTATTACTACTTTAGAAAAAACAACTATTATGAGTATTCAAAAAGCGCTTGCCTTAGTAGCGCCTCAAGGAGTGGTTACCGTAGTATGCTATCCAGGTCATGCAGAGGGAGCAAATGAGATGTGTTCTGTAGAGGGATTAGCACGTAGATTAGATCCTAAGCTTTGGGAAGTGGGCTCTTTCTATATTATGAATAGATATAAGGCTCCAAGGCTTTTTGTGTTCCGTTCTCTTAGGGTAGTTGGTAAGGAATAA
- the trmB gene encoding tRNA (guanosine(46)-N7)-methyltransferase TrmB yields MKPQDLKAPFFWEERKTQIKDDVLYIPEHYFKHDQFEMPRWEEFFGNNHPIFCELCSGNGDWVVAQANKNPNMNWIAVEKRFDRVRKIWSKMHNSQVRNLRIVCGEAQTFFRHYMQNEVIQRIVVNFPDPWPKSRHRKHRLFQDEFMNDIVRVLVDSGIIILATDDKNYLLQAIKIMKQRLLPKLEEPYYCKMLENYGDSWFERLWRSKGQEIFYTEFVKKVGI; encoded by the coding sequence ATGAAACCACAAGATTTAAAAGCTCCTTTTTTTTGGGAAGAACGTAAAACCCAAATCAAGGATGATGTCCTTTACATTCCTGAACATTATTTCAAACATGATCAGTTTGAGATGCCTAGATGGGAAGAATTTTTCGGGAATAATCACCCCATTTTCTGCGAACTCTGTTCAGGGAATGGTGATTGGGTGGTTGCGCAAGCTAACAAAAACCCTAATATGAATTGGATAGCAGTTGAAAAACGCTTTGATCGGGTAAGGAAAATCTGGTCTAAAATGCATAATTCTCAAGTGAGAAACTTGAGGATTGTTTGCGGTGAAGCTCAAACCTTTTTCCGTCATTATATGCAGAATGAGGTTATACAACGTATTGTTGTTAACTTTCCTGATCCATGGCCAAAGTCTCGTCATCGTAAACATCGTTTATTTCAAGATGAGTTTATGAATGATATTGTTAGGGTTCTAGTAGACTCTGGCATTATTATTCTCGCTACAGATGATAAAAATTATCTTCTTCAGGCTATCAAGATTATGAAACAACGCTTACTTCCTAAATTGGAAGAGCCTTATTATTGTAAGATGCTAGAGAATTACGGAGATTCTTGGTTTGAAAGGTTGTGGAGATCTAAAGGACAGGAAATTTTTTACACAGAATTTGTAAAGAAAGTTGGGATATAG
- a CDS encoding ribonucleotide-diphosphate reductase subunit beta gives MEADILEGKLKRVQLNSKRLVNCNQVDVNQLVPIKYKWAWEHYLNGCANNWLPTEVPMARDIELWKSDNLSEDERRVILLNLGFFSTAESLVGNNIVLAIFKHITNPEARQYLLRQAFEEAVHTHTFLYICESLGLDEAEVFNAYNERATIKAKDDFQMTLTGDVLDPNFSTDSLEGLRQFIKNLVGYYIIMEGIFFYSGFVMILSFHRQNKMTGIGEQYQYILRDETIHLNFGIDLINGIKEENPEVWSQELQSEIIALIEKAVDLEIEYARDCLPRGILGLKSSMFIDYVRHIADRRLERIGLKPIYNSKNPFPWMSETIDLNKEKNFFETRVTEYQTSASLSW, from the coding sequence ATGGAAGCAGATATTTTAGAAGGTAAATTAAAACGCGTCCAATTAAATAGCAAGCGCTTGGTTAATTGTAATCAGGTGGATGTGAATCAGTTAGTCCCTATTAAGTATAAATGGGCTTGGGAACACTATTTAAATGGATGCGCGAATAACTGGCTCCCAACAGAAGTCCCAATGGCTCGCGATATCGAATTATGGAAATCAGACAATCTTTCCGAAGACGAACGTCGAGTCATTCTTTTAAACCTGGGGTTTTTCAGTACAGCAGAAAGTTTAGTAGGGAACAACATTGTCTTGGCTATTTTTAAGCACATTACAAACCCTGAAGCACGCCAATATTTATTGAGACAAGCATTTGAAGAAGCTGTGCATACTCATACGTTTCTTTACATTTGTGAGTCTTTGGGGCTAGACGAAGCAGAGGTTTTCAATGCTTATAACGAACGCGCAACGATTAAGGCTAAGGATGATTTCCAAATGACCTTGACTGGGGATGTTTTAGACCCTAATTTTTCCACGGATTCACTAGAAGGATTACGCCAGTTTATTAAAAACTTGGTCGGCTACTACATCATTATGGAAGGGATTTTTTTCTACAGTGGTTTTGTAATGATCCTTTCTTTCCATCGTCAAAATAAGATGACTGGAATCGGGGAGCAATACCAGTATATTTTACGAGATGAAACTATCCATTTGAATTTCGGTATCGATCTTATCAACGGAATTAAAGAAGAAAACCCTGAGGTATGGTCTCAAGAACTTCAAAGTGAAATTATCGCGCTTATTGAAAAGGCTGTAGATTTGGAAATCGAATATGCTCGTGATTGCTTGCCACGTGGTATTTTAGGATTAAAATCTTCAATGTTTATTGACTATGTGCGTCATATTGCTGATCGTCGTTTAGAAAGAATTGGTTTGAAGCCTATTTATAATTCTAAAAATCCTTTCCCATGGATGAGTGAAACTATCGATCTTAATAAAGAGAAAAACTTTTTTGAAACTCGTGTAACGGAATACCAGACTTCTGCGAGTTTAAGTTGGTAG
- a CDS encoding ribonucleoside-diphosphate reductase subunit alpha: protein MVEVKEKHYTIVKRNGMFVPFNQERIFQALEAAFRDTRSLENDSPLPKDLENAISDITHRVVNEVVQKIREGQVITVERIQDMVENQLYVNGLQDVARDYIIYRDHHKEQREGSWHCVSVIRRDGSTVKFNPMKISAALEKAFRATQKMTDIPVQEILSEINGLTNKIVEEILAVCSPEKTIDIEVIQDIVEKQLMIVGHYDVAKNYILYREARSRIRENKQHISAQKEPVEEVYDVIKSDGTTYSVNKSQLIDKFTWACQRFPATTDPHVLADMAFANFYSGIKESEIVLACIMAARANIEKEPDYAYVAAELLTDVVYQETMGKTATDSDLAEAQKQCFKNYILNGEKYRLNPRLKEYDLDALAEALDISRDRQFSYMGVQNLYDRYFNQHEGRRLETAQIFWMRVSMGLALNEGDNKTFWAITFYNLLSTFRYTPATPTLFNSGMRHSQLSSCYLSTVQDDLAHIYKVISDNAMLSKWAGGIGNDWTGVRATGSLIKGTNGKSQGVIPFIKVANDTAIAVNQGGKRKGAMCVYLEIWHLDYEDFLELRKNTGDERRRTHDINTASWIPDLFFKRLEQKGMWTLFSPDDVPGLHEAYGVEFDRLYEEYESKVDTGEIKLYKKMPAADLWRKMLSMLYETGHPWMTFKDPSNIRAVQDHVGVIRCSNLCTEILLNSSANETAVCNLGSVNLVEHIENGDINEKKLEETISIAIRILDNIIDLNFYPTQEAANANLSHRAVGLGIMGFQDALYKLNISYASPEAVEFADKSSELVAYYAILSSSLLAKERGTYSSYKGSKWDRGYLPLDTIELLKEYRGEENVLMDTSCRKDWAPVREAIKSYGMRNSHTMAIAPTATISNIIGVTQSIEPTYKHLFVKSNLSGEFTIPNVYLIDKLKQLGLWDADMLDDLKYFDGSLLEIDRIPDDLKKIFLTAFEIEPEWLIECASRRQKWIDMGQSLNLYLSEPNGKKLSAMYLTAWKKGLKTTYYLRSSAATSVEKSFTDINKRGIQPRWMKNKSASTSIVVDRAKTTPVCSLEEGCESCQ, encoded by the coding sequence ATGGTCGAGGTAAAAGAGAAACATTATACTATTGTAAAACGTAATGGCATGTTTGTTCCCTTTAATCAGGAACGGATCTTCCAAGCTTTGGAAGCTGCTTTTCGTGATACACGTAGTCTGGAAAATGATTCTCCCTTACCCAAAGATTTAGAAAATGCTATTTCCGATATCACTCATAGAGTTGTAAATGAAGTCGTTCAAAAAATTAGAGAAGGTCAGGTTATTACTGTTGAACGTATTCAGGATATGGTAGAGAATCAGTTGTACGTGAATGGTTTGCAAGATGTTGCTAGAGATTATATTATCTACAGAGACCATCACAAGGAACAACGGGAGGGGTCTTGGCATTGTGTTTCTGTCATACGTAGGGATGGAAGTACTGTAAAATTCAATCCTATGAAGATTTCTGCAGCCTTAGAAAAAGCCTTTAGGGCCACACAGAAAATGACAGATATTCCTGTTCAAGAGATTCTTTCTGAGATAAATGGGCTGACAAATAAAATTGTAGAAGAAATCTTAGCAGTTTGTTCTCCAGAAAAAACCATTGATATAGAAGTTATACAAGATATTGTTGAAAAACAATTAATGATAGTTGGCCATTATGACGTTGCTAAAAATTATATTTTGTATAGGGAAGCACGTTCTAGAATTCGTGAAAACAAGCAACACATAAGTGCCCAGAAAGAGCCTGTTGAAGAAGTGTATGACGTCATTAAAAGTGACGGAACTACATATTCAGTAAATAAATCTCAGCTAATTGATAAATTTACTTGGGCATGTCAAAGATTTCCTGCAACAACAGATCCCCACGTACTTGCTGATATGGCATTTGCCAATTTCTATTCTGGAATTAAAGAATCGGAAATTGTTTTGGCCTGCATTATGGCAGCGCGAGCCAATATTGAAAAAGAGCCTGATTACGCATATGTAGCAGCCGAGCTGCTCACTGATGTAGTTTATCAAGAGACTATGGGGAAAACCGCAACGGATTCTGATCTTGCTGAAGCACAAAAACAATGTTTTAAAAACTATATTCTTAATGGAGAAAAGTATCGGTTAAATCCTCGTTTGAAAGAGTATGACCTTGATGCTTTGGCCGAAGCTTTAGATATATCTAGAGACCGACAGTTCTCTTACATGGGAGTGCAAAATCTTTATGATCGTTATTTCAATCAACATGAAGGGCGTAGATTAGAAACTGCTCAAATTTTTTGGATGCGTGTTTCTATGGGGCTTGCGTTGAACGAGGGTGATAATAAAACTTTCTGGGCAATTACTTTCTACAATCTGTTGTCTACATTCCGTTATACTCCAGCAACACCTACCCTGTTTAACTCTGGAATGCGTCATTCACAATTAAGTTCTTGCTACTTGTCTACAGTACAGGATGACCTCGCGCATATTTATAAGGTTATATCAGATAATGCTATGCTTTCTAAATGGGCTGGAGGTATCGGTAATGACTGGACTGGAGTACGTGCTACAGGCTCTTTGATTAAAGGAACTAACGGAAAAAGCCAAGGTGTCATTCCTTTCATTAAAGTAGCGAATGATACAGCAATTGCTGTGAATCAGGGAGGTAAACGCAAAGGCGCTATGTGCGTATATCTAGAGATATGGCATCTAGATTACGAAGATTTCTTAGAGTTAAGAAAGAATACTGGTGATGAGCGTCGACGTACTCATGATATCAATACTGCAAGCTGGATTCCCGATTTGTTTTTCAAGCGTTTAGAGCAGAAGGGTATGTGGACTCTATTTAGTCCCGATGATGTTCCTGGATTGCATGAGGCTTATGGTGTCGAATTTGATAGGCTTTATGAAGAATATGAAAGCAAAGTAGATACAGGAGAAATCAAATTATATAAGAAGATGCCGGCTGCGGATTTGTGGCGTAAGATGTTAAGTATGCTCTATGAAACAGGGCATCCATGGATGACGTTCAAAGATCCTTCTAATATCCGTGCTGTGCAGGATCATGTTGGTGTTATACGTTGTTCGAACTTGTGCACAGAAATTTTGTTAAACTCCTCAGCGAATGAAACAGCAGTTTGTAACTTAGGTTCTGTAAACTTGGTAGAGCATATTGAAAATGGTGATATCAATGAAAAGAAACTCGAGGAAACTATCTCAATAGCTATTCGTATCTTAGATAACATCATAGATCTTAATTTTTATCCAACTCAAGAAGCGGCTAACGCTAACTTGTCTCATAGGGCTGTTGGTTTAGGAATTATGGGTTTCCAAGATGCCCTTTATAAACTGAATATTAGCTATGCATCTCCAGAAGCTGTAGAGTTTGCTGATAAGAGTTCAGAACTGGTTGCGTATTATGCCATACTATCTTCAAGTTTATTAGCTAAAGAACGCGGAACATATAGCTCTTACAAAGGTTCTAAATGGGATCGAGGTTATCTCCCACTAGATACCATAGAGTTATTGAAAGAATATCGTGGAGAAGAAAATGTTTTGATGGATACATCGTGTCGCAAGGATTGGGCTCCTGTGCGTGAAGCAATCAAGTCTTATGGAATGAGAAACAGTCATACTATGGCAATTGCTCCAACAGCAACTATATCAAATATTATCGGGGTTACTCAATCAATAGAACCAACATATAAGCACCTATTTGTGAAATCAAATCTTTCTGGAGAGTTTACAATTCCCAATGTGTATTTGATCGATAAGCTCAAACAATTAGGATTATGGGATGCCGACATGTTAGATGATTTAAAGTACTTTGACGGCTCTCTATTGGAAATAGACCGGATCCCCGATGATTTGAAAAAGATCTTCCTTACAGCCTTTGAAATTGAGCCTGAATGGTTAATCGAATGCGCTTCTAGGAGACAAAAATGGATAGACATGGGTCAATCCCTTAATTTATATTTATCGGAACCTAACGGTAAAAAACTTTCTGCTATGTATCTCACAGCATGGAAAAAAGGACTGAAAACTACCTATTACTTAAGGTCCTCAGCAGCTACCTCTGTAGAGAAATCGTTTACTGATATCAATAAACGAGGAATTCAGCCTCGATGGATGAAAAATAAGTCTGCTTCTACCAGTATAGTCGTAGACAGAGCTAAGACAACACCCGTCTGTTCTCTCGAGGAAGGTTGTGAATCTTGCCAGTAA
- a CDS encoding CDP-alcohol phosphatidyltransferase family protein, with the protein MAELEPEIRGKRRVVTPNAITAFGLCCGLFIIFKSVLKTSSSVELLHRLQGLSLLLISAMIADFSDGAIARIMKAESAFGAQFDSLSDAVTFGIAPPLIAIKSLDGVYAGGFFSSLLLVTSIIYSLCGVLRLVRYNLFSKKPNETTRLPCFIGLPIPAAAACVVSLALFIASDFGTVLPVQVRVTLISLGLLFIGSLMISPWKFPGLKNLRFKVSSFLLVVTTGLVACLFFLGLVDHFTEVFFLVSWLYVLVAFPIFAITYQRKTKRL; encoded by the coding sequence ATGGCAGAATTGGAACCAGAAATCCGAGGTAAGCGTCGAGTCGTGACTCCTAACGCTATCACAGCCTTCGGTCTCTGTTGTGGACTTTTTATTATTTTTAAGAGTGTTTTAAAGACATCATCTTCCGTAGAACTATTGCATCGTTTACAGGGGCTTTCGCTTTTGTTAATCAGTGCAATGATCGCAGATTTTTCTGATGGTGCTATTGCTCGCATTATGAAAGCTGAAAGTGCTTTCGGCGCACAATTTGATTCTCTGTCTGACGCTGTAACATTCGGTATAGCCCCTCCACTCATTGCAATTAAGAGTCTTGATGGTGTGTACGCTGGAGGATTTTTTTCTTCTCTACTTTTAGTAACCTCTATAATTTACTCCCTGTGTGGAGTTTTACGTCTAGTCCGTTACAATTTATTCTCTAAAAAACCTAACGAAACAACACGACTTCCATGCTTTATCGGTTTGCCGATTCCTGCTGCTGCTGCATGTGTTGTATCTTTAGCTTTATTCATAGCCTCTGACTTTGGTACAGTACTTCCGGTACAAGTACGTGTTACTTTGATTTCTTTAGGTCTACTATTTATTGGAAGTCTTATGATCTCCCCTTGGAAATTCCCAGGGCTCAAAAACCTACGTTTTAAAGTTTCTTCTTTTTTACTTGTCGTTACTACTGGTTTAGTAGCATGTTTGTTTTTCCTAGGTCTTGTTGATCATTTTACCGAAGTATTTTTCCTAGTTTCTTGGTTATATGTTTTGGTAGCTTTCCCTATTTTTGCGATCACATATCAAAGAAAGACAAAACGGTTATGA